The following are encoded in a window of Thermoanaerobacter ethanolicus JW 200 genomic DNA:
- the manA gene encoding mannose-6-phosphate isomerase, class I, protein MKPLKFKPIFMERIWGGTALRDKFGFDIPEGKKIGELWTISDNRTAVSVIEGGEFNGQKLSDIAYKFFEDIYGKGVNYERFPLLIKIIDAQDKLSVQVHPDDEYAFKYENGDSGKTEMWYIIDAKPGAKLVCGLKEGTTKEEFKRLLEEERLEECLKEIEVKPGDVVYIPSGMVHAIGESILICEIQQNSDLTYRVYDYNRVDEFGRKRKLHIEKALDVIDFNLKTDKIIPEFKGIQGGRISHVVKSPYFQVSIIEINEEVKIDTEGKFNTLTAVEGNCKIDYYEGTVELKAGETVLIPASIPSYTIEGNCKVLKAYI, encoded by the coding sequence ATGAAACCTTTAAAATTTAAGCCTATTTTTATGGAGAGAATATGGGGAGGTACTGCATTAAGAGATAAATTTGGATTTGATATTCCCGAGGGTAAAAAAATTGGAGAATTGTGGACAATATCTGACAATAGAACAGCTGTTAGTGTAATTGAAGGTGGAGAATTTAATGGCCAAAAACTAAGTGATATAGCCTACAAATTTTTTGAGGATATATACGGTAAAGGGGTAAATTATGAGAGATTTCCTTTACTTATCAAAATAATTGATGCACAAGACAAACTTTCTGTCCAAGTTCATCCAGATGATGAATATGCTTTTAAATACGAAAATGGCGATTCTGGAAAAACAGAGATGTGGTATATAATAGATGCAAAACCAGGGGCTAAACTTGTATGTGGTTTAAAGGAAGGAACTACAAAAGAAGAATTTAAAAGGCTATTGGAGGAAGAAAGATTAGAAGAATGTTTAAAAGAAATAGAAGTAAAGCCAGGAGATGTGGTTTACATACCTTCAGGGATGGTGCATGCTATAGGTGAAAGCATACTTATTTGTGAAATTCAACAAAATTCAGACCTCACCTATAGAGTATATGATTACAATAGAGTAGATGAATTCGGGAGGAAAAGGAAGTTACATATAGAAAAAGCATTAGATGTTATAGATTTTAATTTAAAAACAGATAAAATAATACCTGAATTTAAAGGAATACAAGGCGGACGCATATCTCATGTTGTTAAATCTCCATATTTTCAGGTAAGTATAATTGAAATAAATGAAGAAGTAAAAATAGATACAGAAGGAAAATTTAACACTTTAACAGCTGTAGAAGGAAATTGTAAAATTGACTATTATGAAGGTACTGTTGAATTAAAGGCAGGAGAAACTGTATTAATACCTGCTTCTATTCCAAGTTATACAATAGAGGGCAATTGCAAGGTGCTCAAAGCTTATATATAG
- the deoD gene encoding purine-nucleoside phosphorylase: MSIHIGAKENEIAQTVLLPGDPLRAKYIAENFLEDVKCYNEVRGMYGFTGYYKGKRVSVQGTGMGVPSLSIYVNELITSYNVKNLIRIGTCGSLQPDIKLRDIVIAMSSSTDSAINKIRFNGMDYAPTASFKLLKKAYDKAMELGIQPKVGNILTTDTFYNDDPDSWKLWAKFGVLAVEMETAGLYTLAAKYNVDALTILTVSDSLVTGEATTAEERQKTFMDMVKIALEIAE, from the coding sequence ATGAGCATACATATTGGGGCTAAAGAAAACGAAATCGCTCAAACAGTGTTATTGCCAGGAGATCCTTTAAGGGCTAAATACATAGCAGAAAATTTTCTTGAAGATGTAAAATGTTACAATGAAGTTAGAGGAATGTATGGTTTTACAGGATATTATAAAGGGAAAAGAGTGTCAGTTCAAGGGACAGGCATGGGAGTACCTTCTTTATCTATTTATGTAAATGAGCTTATAACCAGTTACAACGTGAAAAATCTTATAAGAATAGGTACTTGTGGTTCTTTGCAGCCAGATATCAAACTCAGAGATATAGTAATTGCCATGAGCTCTTCAACAGACTCTGCAATAAATAAGATTAGATTTAATGGCATGGATTATGCTCCTACAGCAAGTTTTAAATTATTGAAAAAAGCCTATGATAAAGCAATGGAGTTAGGAATACAACCTAAAGTAGGAAATATTCTTACAACGGATACTTTTTATAATGATGACCCAGACAGTTGGAAACTATGGGCGAAGTTTGGTGTTTTGGCAGTAGAAATGGAAACTGCAGGACTATATACTTTGGCTGCTAAGTACAATGTAGATGCTCTTACAATATTGACAGTGAGCGATAGCTTGGTTACCGGAGAAGCAACGACAGCTGAAGAAAGGCAAAAGACTTTTATGGACATGGTGAAAATTGCACTAGAAATAGCTGAATAA